Proteins encoded in a region of the Candidatus Eisenbacteria bacterium genome:
- a CDS encoding FAD-dependent oxidoreductase yields MTEAAYDLVVIGSGPGGYTAAIRAGQLGMKTACVEKYPTLGGTCLNVGCIPSKALLDSSEHFSLARHGFAAHGIKAQVELDLPT; encoded by the coding sequence TTGACTGAAGCCGCTTACGACCTCGTCGTGATCGGATCCGGCCCGGGCGGCTACACTGCCGCGATCCGCGCCGGGCAGCTCGGCATGAAGACCGCCTGCGTCGAGAAGTACCCCACGCTGGGCGGGACTTGCCTCAACGTCGGATGCATCCCGAGCAAAGCCCTGCTGGATTCAAGCGAGCACTTTTCGCTCGCCCGCCATGGCTTCGCGGCCCACGGCATCAAGGCCCAGGTCGAGCTCGACTTGCCCACCA